In a genomic window of Cardiocondyla obscurior isolate alpha-2009 linkage group LG08, Cobs3.1, whole genome shotgun sequence:
- the Ugt50b3 gene encoding UDP-glycosyltransferase UGT5, giving the protein MAHAYRLGLCQLLLGLSLLIEPLLGYNVLMATMGGTKSHTVPFVALGASLRSRGHNVTLLSAFPGPAANNGLHELVPSILEAYVENFTARWDLVGARLRNELPISPWDAMRYAWESCEAMLQDSQSIAGMRRPDGDPHARWDIAVLDGAYPECMLGILHGENVPTIMLNTVALYSGSIMRQGNPSPWSVTPYFGKATTQDMTFPQRVLNAAALFTLRIMHWFTLSIYLQPTLQRYLGNHIPNDLHSLTAEVPLTLQNSHYTVGDSVPYLSNVVNVACLHCRPAMQLNPDLESFLRRGFIFVSMGSSVRASGMPEALRQVFVAVFSTLPYNVVWKWDGGKIKDLPANVRTAAWWPQQELLGHPKLRAFVSHGGLLSLHEAAYHGAPTLVLPVFCDHDGNAAQADKLGYALVMNLADISVSTLREGIIKVATLHNNSYREAAKKRSALLRDLPIGPRELATWWVEHVAKYGGADHMKSSIRYMGVFHYYSIDVAIFYTLSLILIIYGLKKLCWRAVISQDVFKKKID; this is encoded by the exons ATGGCGCACGCATACCGACTCGGGCTCTGTCAGTTACTTTTAGGGCTCAGCTTGCTGATCGAACCCCTGCTGGGCTACAACGTTCTGATGGCCACCATGGGTGGCACCAAGTCTCACACGGTGCCCTTCGTCGCTCTCGGCGCAAGTTTAAGATCGCGGGGCCACAATGTCACGTTGCTGAGCGCTTTCCCCGGGCCCGCGGCGAATAATGGACTTCACGAATTGGTACCGTCGATCCTCGAG GCTTACGTCGAGAATTTCACGGCTCGGTGGGACCTGGTGGGCGCCAGACTGCGGAACGAGCTACCGATATCGCCATGGGATGCCATGAGGTACGCCTGGGAGTCCTGCGAGGCAATGCTGCAGGACTCGCAGTCGATAGCCGGCATGAGAAGACCGGATGGCGATCCGCACGCCCGATGGGACATCGCGGTTCTCGACGGCGCTTATCCCGAATGCATGCTGGGGATCCTACACGGCGAGAACGTGCCGACGATAATGCTGAACACG GTGGCACTATACAGCGGGTCTATTATGCGACAGGGCAATCCGTCGCCCTGGTCGGTGACACCGTATTTCGGCAAGGCGACTACGCAGGACATGACTTTCCCCCAAAGGGTGCTAAACGCGGCGGCTCTATTCACCCTGAGGATTATGCACTGGTTCACCCTCTCGATATATCTTCAACCGACACTCCAGAGATACCTCG GCAATCATATACCCAACGATTTACACAGCCTGACGGCGGAGGTCCCCCTGACTTTACAGAACAGCCATTACACCGTGGGTGATTCCGTGCCCTACTTGTCGAACGTCGTGAACGTGGCGTGCCTTCACTGCAGGCCGGCGATGCAATTAAACCCCGACTTGGAATCATTTCTGCGACGTG GCTTTATATTCGTTTCAATGGGGTCGTCGGTGCGGGCCTCTGGAATGCCAGAGGCGCTGCGGCAGGTCTTTGTCGCGGTGTTCTCTACTCTACCATATAACGTCGTGTGGAAGTGGGACGGTGGCAAGATCAAGGATCTGCCGGCGAACGTAAGGACAGCCGCTTGGTGGCCGCAGCAGGAGCTGCTTGGTCATCCTAAATTACGCGCCTTCGTTTCCCACGGTGGCCTACTATCTCTGCACGAAGCGGCTTACCACGGCGCGCCAACTTTGGTCCTACCGGTCTTTTGCGATCACGACGGAAACGCGGCGCAAGCTG ATAAACTGGGTTACGCTTTGGTAATGAACCTGGCTGATATATCCGTCAGCACGCTTCGCGAGGGTATAATTAAGGTTGCCACGCTGCACAATAATTCGTATAGGGAGGCGGCGAAAAAAAGGAGCGCGTTGCTGCGTGACCTACCGATTGGCCCTAGAGAGCTGGCTACATGGTGGGTAGAGCACGTAGCCAAATACGGCGGAGCCGATCACATGAAAAGCTCGATCAG GTACATGGGCGTGTTCCATTATTACAGCATAGACGTCGCGATATTTTACACGCTGAGTCTCATTCTGATAATTTACGGGCTGAAAAAGTTATGCTGGCGAGCGGTGATCAGTCAGGACGTCTTCAAGAAGAAAATAGACTGA